The following nucleotide sequence is from Bacteroidota bacterium.
AAAACAATTCTGAATGAGTTTCCAAGCCAGACAGTAATTGTTATGACCGGTTTAGAGGATGATACCGTTGCTATCAATTCAGTAAAAGCCGGTGCTCAGGATTTTATCGTAAAAGGCCAGTTCGACAGCAATTTATTGTCACGAACCATTACGTATGCCATTGAACGTCACCAGTTACAAATTAAACTGGAGGATTATGCCAAGGCTATAAAATTGAATGAACAACGCCTTATCGAAGCACAAACCATGGCCCGCATGGGTAACTGGGAACTGGATGTGGTAAATAATCAAATGTATTGGAGTAATGAGGTTTTTAGAATTCTCGGTTACAAAGAAAATTCTATTGAACCTACATTAAACGATTACCTCAAATATGTTGCTCCGGACCAATTAAATGAAGTGCGGAGCGCAATAAAACGCACTATGGAAAAAGGTCAGCCCCTACCATTGTGAATATAAGGTTATTCTCCCCGGCAATATTGAAAAAACAATTGCGAATCAGGGACTTATCCAAAAAAGTAAAAAGAATAACGGCTTGTGTCTTTCAGGAACAATACAGGATATCACCAATTTAGCCGGTAAAAATGAGACACAAATTAATTTGGATGCACTTACCAAACATCTTGAAAGAATTCAGGCTGAAATTGACAAAATGGAAGATAATCATGCGCTAAAGTCACTTATTGTTGACGTTATGCTCATGGTGAATAAAAAATAACTACATCTCAAAATAATTTTCAAAACCTTTTAAGGAAAAACTTGTTATAATGATATGGCAAAGTTTTTCCTTTTTTTATTTATCAATTTTGCAGCCCTGGGAATCGGTAGCTGGCTGATTGGTAATCCCGCATCAAACGAATGGTATAATATGCAAAATAAAGCCCCCTGGACACCTCCGGGATGGGTGTTTGGCGCTGCCTGGTTTACCATCATGTTTTGCTTTTCAATTTTTATGTACCGCGTGGCTTTAAAATTTCCCTATCAGGAAAATAAATATATCTACTTCGTATTTGCATTGCAGTTTGTATTAAATGTTATGTGGAATCCGGTGTTTTTTAGATGGCATATGGTGTTACCCGGATTACTTATCATTATTGCTTTAACTGCAGTCGTATTATATTTCTTAATTTGGGGAAAATCGCATGTTGGAAATGCTGCATGGTGGGTTGCACCGTATTTTATCTGGCTGCTTATTGCAACTTCATTAAATGCTTATGTGCTGGTAAAAAATTAATGTTATTCGGTAATTAATATTCTGTCAGTACCATCAAACATCGGCGTTTGAATACTTAAAACCTTTAATGGTGTTTCAGAGGTTACAATTACTGCGTGAGGTGTATTTTCAGGAATTACAATGTAATCGCCCGGCTTAATTAAAATCCATTCATTACCCAAACGCATTTTGCCGGTTCCTTCTAAAATATAAACCTGTTCGGTGTGTTCAGCATGTTTATGTAATACCACTTCCTTTTTAACGTGAATAATAAATGATGTGGCTGCAGAATCACTATATATTTTTTCTACATGTACATTATCATAATCATCAGCCGGTGTATATTTTCCGGTTTCAAACTGTTGAGCATAGGTTGGCTGAAAACATAGCAATAAAATCAATGTATATACATATTTCCACATAACATTTATTTTACTACGAATGTAGAAATAAAAATTAAAACTTAGCTACAATTTTAAAATTCAATCGCCTGTCGGTGAGGTAATTGGGGAAGGAATATTGCTGATTATTTACATCTTTTACCCAGATATAACTTATGGTATTTTGTATACCTAATAAATTAAATACTTCAATACTCGCCCACATACTTTCAAATACGGTGTTAATTGGTTTTTTACCGGTTTTGTCACGGTTTTTATCCAGCAACAATGCGCTGAAACCAATATCAACCCTGCGGTATGGCGGTATTTTTAAAGCGTTGCGATAATATTCATTATTCGGCGGACCGTAAGGCATACCGGTTCCAAAAAGGAAGCTTAAATGCACTTTAAAATTTTCATTTCCCGGCATATAATCCTGGAAAAACATCGCAAAATTCACTAACTGATCTGTAGGCCTGCGAATATATCCTTGTGGTGTTAAAATCAATGAATCAATACCACCTTCATCATTATAAATTTTAATAAAGGTACTGTCACCATCAATATCTTCTTTCGTGCGCATTACACTTAAACTCACCCAACTATCAGCATCCTGAACAATTTCTCCGTGTAATCGCAAATCTATTCCGGCAGTATATCCAACAGCCCTATTTTCACCATAATATCTGATGCGCACATTTTCCAAATCGTATGGCACTAAATCATATAAAGATTTATAATAGATTTCAGAAATAAATCGGAAATCACGATCCCATGCTTTGAATTTATAATCTGAACCAACTAATACGTGCACACTTTTCTGACTCTTTACATCTTCATTAATTGCTCCCTCCAAATTGCGTAATTCACGATAAAATGGCGGCTGATAATATAAACCTGCCGATGCCTTAAATTCTATATTACGCAGCGAATCATTTTTATCTGTCCATTGCGGCTGCCAGATATATTGCACACGTGGTGTAACTGTCACCTCCTTATTTAAATCCCAATAACTGGAACGAACGCCATAAGTAACGGCAAAATGTTTACCGCTTGGCTCCCAGGTATTTTGTACATAACCACTATAACGCATACTGTTTAAAGTGATTGTACTTTTAAATACTTCCTGCAATTGAACTTCTTCTCCGGTATAAGGCAATGAATAACCGGCACTGTCGAGCAATTCCCATTCTTTTAATTCATCATTAATTATTTCAGTTTGAACGCGTGCGCCCCATTGAATATAGTTGGTTCCACTAACCGTTTCACGCGAGCCGATATGACTCAAATTCACCACATCTGAAGTTAAATAATTACGCGCAAAATCCTGAAACGTTCCTACGCCTAGTCCATACACCACATCACCAAAATCTTCATCACCTAAATTTGTTTCAACAAGCCCTAACCAATATTGACCAATAATATCAAATGTTTCAGATTCGAGACTGTGATATGCTGATGCCAAAAATTTATAATTCGTTAACTCATTTGGCGTATATTGATATGAAATTCCGCCAAATCCTGTGATAAACTGATCTATTTCCTGCCCTTCAAAAAACACATCTAATTGAATAACTTCATTTACAACACCGGTTGCAGTGGAGCGACTTAATGGTAAAAAGGTGTAACTGTTATAACTTAAATTACCTAATATTTCCAGTTTCGATTTTTTCGAGATATTAATTCCCAGCAATCCCTGCATATCAACAAACACAGGATCATATTGTCCTTCAGTATTTAATGAATTCAATAAATATTTGCTGGTGCGATATCGTGTGCCGAATAAATAATAAACTTTTCCTGAATCAGGTCGGTCGTTAAAATAAAATGATGCGCCTAATAAACTTGCTGTAACACCGGCTTCAAATTCGGTGGGTACTTTATATTGAATATCTAAAACGCTGGATAATTTATCGCCATATTTTGCTTCAAATCCACCTGCACTAAATCCGATATTACTGATTAAATCATAATTCGGAAATGGTAAACCTTCTTGCTGACCGGAGCGCACTAAAAGAGGTCTGTAAATTTCAAAATCATTCACATAAACGAGATTTTCATCATAATTGCCACCGCGAATCGAATATTGTGATGTTAACTCGTTATTATTTCTTGCCCCCATTATTGCCAAAATTGCCGTTAATGGATCCATGGTTGATGGTATCGGCTCAAGGTCTTTTATCTCAATATGTCGCAGGTCATCTTTTGATGATACGGTAACCGTTCCTAACACACTACCTTCTTTTAATTGCACATATAATGGATAACGTTCGTTGGGTTCGAGATAAAATTTTTCGTATTCTGTTTCAAAACCCACGAATGAAAAACTCAATATCACAGTATCATTTGCTGGTAACGAGATGGTAAAATTTCCATCCGCATCACTCTGCGTAATAATATTTAAGTCAAGTGCTTTAATATTTGCAGACGGAATCGGTTTTTGTTTGGTATCAGTAATTTTACCGTAAATGGTAGCTTTTTGCTGGGCACTGGCAGAAAGGGATATCAATGCCAGCAGTGTGGAGAATAAAATGCGAAACATTAAAGCTACAAACGCCGTTTTTTGCATATTATTTTCTTACGAGCGATTTAAGTGTGTGGATTGCAGCAACAGGGTCAGTTTCTCCAAAAACACCACTTCCCGACACTAAAACATCGGCTCCGGCATCCAAAATACGTTGTGCATTATCCAGTTTTACACCGCCATCAATTTCAATCAGCGCCTTAGAACCACTGGTATCAATGAGTTTGCGCAGCTTTTGTATTTTATTGATAGATGTTTCAATAAAACTTTGTCCGCCCCAACCCGGATTCACAGCCATAAAACAAATAATATCGATATCGGTAATAATATCTTCCAAAACAGCAATGGAAGTGCCCGGATTTATTGCTACGCCTGCTTTTGCGCCTAATTTTTTTATTTCCTGAAGGGTAGCATGTAAATGTGTGCAAGCCTCAACGTGAACTGAAATAGAATCGGCTCCGGCTGCTCTAAATTCCCTTAAATAACGCTCCGGTGTAACGGTCATTAAATGCACATCAAGTGGCTTTTTGCTATGGCGTTTCATGGCAGCTACCACAGGAATTCCAAAACTCATATTTGGCACATAAACCCCGTCCATCACATCAACATGAATCCAATCGGCTTCTGAATTGTTGATCATTTCAATGTCTCGGGCAATGTAGGCAAAATCGCAGCTTAAAATGCTGGGCGCAACTAAATGACTCATGGCGCAAAGATACACCCTTGATTTTGAAGAATTGGGGGCTCAAATTTGACAGTCGAAAAAATATTCCACTTGTCGAAAATAAGTAGCTTACTAAACTTTGAATCGCAGATCTTTGACTGGTAAACCAGCCTCAAATGTAACTTTGACAGAAATTTTTAAAAATGCGGATTCCTTACAAGACTTTTTTCGTAACCCAAAACAAACCGGATTTCATATAGCACCTGACGGAATGCATATTTCCTGGCTTTCAGGTTATAAAGACCGCATGAATATTTTTGTCAAAAATGTAGCTTCCGGAACAATTCGTCAGCTAACTTTTCAAACAAACAGAGATATTTCCACTTATTTATGGCTTAATAATACCCAACTTGCTTTTTTGCAAGATAATAATGGGGATGAAAACCATCATGTATTTGCTGTTGAATTAGCCGATGGCGCAACCCGCGACCTTACGCCATTTGAAAATGTAAAGGTGGATATTATTGATGAACTGGAAGATGATGAGGCACATATCCTCATCATGATGAATCGCAGGAATCCACAATTATTTGATGTTTTTAAGCTGAATACCATTGATGGCACGCTTACACTTTTAGAAGAAAATCCTGGAACAATAACCGGATGGGTAACCGACCACAAAGGTGATATTCGAATTGCTATTACAACAGATGGTGTAAATTCAAGTTTATTATATCGAGATGTAATTAGCGAACCTTTTAAACCTATTGTTACAACTAATTTCAGAGAAGGTATTTCACCTTTATTTTTTGATTTTGAAAATAAATATTTTTATGCACTAAGTAATATCGGTCGCGATAAAATTGCAATTGTATTATTTGATCCGGTTGCAGTTAAGGAATTGGAAATACTATTTGAGCACAACGCAGTAGATGCCGACAATCTGGGTTATTCGAAAAAAAGAAAAGTAATAACCAGTGCAGCATATACAACCGATAAAAAACATTATACTTTTTTTGATAAAACCAGTGAACAACGTTACGAACGTGTTAAATCGCTGATACAGGAAGATGCTGAAATTTATTTTACGGATAAGGATAAAAATGAATCATTTTTTATCATCAGAACATTAAGTGATGTATCGCTTGGAAATTATTATTTGTACGATGCAAATCTGGATACCATTACCCATCTCGCTAACGTAAGCCCATGGCTCAACAGCGAAGCACTTTGCCACATGGAGCCGATACAATATACCTCACGTGATGGTTTAACGATAAATGGTTATTTAACATTACCAAATAATAATTCATCACAACCATTTCCTTTAATTGTAAATCCGCATGGTGGACCATGGGCGCGGGATACATGGCATTTTAATCCCGAAGTACAATTTTTAGCCAATCGTGGTTATGCTGTTTTACAAATTAATTTCAGGGGTTCCACCGGTTATGGCAAACAATTTTTGGAAGCTGCATTTAAACAATGGGGCAAAACCATGCAAAATGATATTACCGATGGCGTTCAATATTTAATTGAAAAAGGAATAGCCGATAAAAATAAAATTGGTATTTACGGAGCAAGTTACGGTGGTTATGCAACGCTTGCAGGTTTAACATTTACGCCTGATTTATATGCCTGTGGTGTCGATTATGTTGGCGTGAGCAGTTTATTTACATTCATGTCGTCTATTCCACCATATTGGGAACCTTACTTGGAAATGATGTACGAAATGGTTGGGCATCCTGAAAACGATAAAGCATTACTCGCTTCATCTTCTCCCCTTTTGCATATCGATAAAATTAAAGCCCCACTTTTTGTTGCTCAGGGCGCTCTTGATCCTCGTGTAAAAAAATCGGAAAGCGACCAGATTGTTGAAGCATTAAGAGCAAAAAATATTGATGTAGATTATATGGTTAAAGATAATGAAGGCCACGGGTTTTCAAATCAGGAAAACAGGTTTGAATTTTATGCTGCCATGGAAACATTTTTAAGTAACCATTTATTAAACGATTCGCAATCATGAAATCATTTTTGTGTGTTTTATTTTTAGTTTGTTCATTTTGTGTCGCACAGGCTCAAAACACGGGCTACACGGGTTCTCTGCTGTGGAAAGTGAGTGGTAACGGTCTGGAAACACCATCATATATTTATGGCACCATACATTTATTGGAGCAAAGTGATTTTAAAATTAAACCTGAAGTTGATTCTGTGTTTGATGCTGCAGATAAAATTATTTTCGAAGTTGATTTAACCGATATTACTTTACAATCCACTTTTCAAAACTGGATGTTATTACCGGACAATAAATCTATTAAAGATTATTGTAGTGCTGATGAGTTTAATAAAATATCGAAATACTGCACAGATTCATTAAAAGTAGATATTTCAGCTTATGCTAATCAAAAGCCATTCGCAATTTATCAATTACAAACAACACATTTAATAAAAGGCGAATTAGCATCATTTGAATTGTATTTTTTACAAAAATGTATGCGCAGTCAAATTCCGGTTGGCGGACTGGAAACACTAAATTCACAATTGCACATTTTTGATTCAATCAGCTATGAGGAGCAACTGGATTGGATTGTAGCCTCAATTGATTCTTCTGATGAACAGTATACCAATTTTGATAATATGGTGGCAAGTTATTTGTCGGGAGATTTAAATGCATTATTAAATTTAATGGAAACCAATTCACCTGAAATAAAAAAATATGATGATTTATTTTTGGTGAACAGAAATAAAAATTGGATACCGGTTATTATGAATGAGATAAATAAACAATCTTCATTTATTGCAGTTGGCGCAGCACATTTAGGTGGGCCAACCGGTATTTTACAATTATTAGCAAATAAAGGATATACCATTACACCATTATAAATAAGTAAATTTAGAATATGATAACAATTACCAACCTCTCAAAATCATTTCAGTTGTCGAGGCAACAAAAAAAAGAAATGAATTATGCGCAACAGGGCGACACAGTACATGCCGTGAAAAATGTATCATTTACCTGCCAGCCGGGTCGCATTTTTACGTTGCTGGGGCCTAACGGGGCAGGTAAAACAACCACTCTGCGTATGATAGCCACTATTTTAAAACCAACATCGGGTACTATTGTAGTTAATGGATTCGACACGGTTACCAATGGTGTAGATGTGCGCAATAATTTAGGGTTTTTAACCGGTTCAACCGGTTTGTACGACCGACTTACACCGGATGAAACAATTACCTATTTCGGCAGGTTAAACGGTATGGATGAAGTTACGCTAAAACGCCGTAAAAAAGAATTATTCGATTTATTGGGCATCAACGAATTTGCACATCGTCGCGTAGGGAAATTCAGTACAGGTATGAAACAAAAAGTTTCTATTGCCCGAACAATGATTCACGACCCGCAGGTTGTTGTATTTGATGAGCCAACTTCAGGTTTAGATGTAATTGCTGCAAAAAGTATTATCGAATTAATCAGACAATGTAAGCGCGAAAACAAAACCATAATCTTGTCGACACATATTATGAGTGAAGTAAATATGCTTGCAGATGATTTAGCAATTATTTACAAAGGTGATCTTATTTATAACGGTTTGTTCGAAGATTTCAAAAAAGGTATGCGCGAAATCACTTTAGAGGATGAATTTATTCGCATGGCACAAGAACATGAACCCGCAACAATCTGAACAATTTAACTTTATCAATCAATACAATGAAAAATATAATTACCATATTTCTTAAAGAAATAAAAGATATCATGCGTGATAAACGCACACTGATGGTGATGCTGCTTATCCCACTTGTAGTTTATCCGGCCATTTTTGTAGGTATTACCAAATACATGACCGCACAAAGTGAAAAGGCCGTATCTGAAACCTTGCGTATAGCAATTATTTCAAACGGCAATGAAGCAAATTTTAAAGGGTTTATTACACCAATGCCTAATACAAAAATTTCTTCAGTTACAGATACCACAAAAGCGAAAGAACTCATTTTAGCAGATAGTATAGATGTAGCCTATTATTTCCCTGCTGGTTACGACTCAGCGCTTGCTAAATTAGAAGCAACTGGTTTTCAATATTTTTATACATCCACGAATAATGAATTTGAAGTGGGCATTGTTCAAAATATAAATTCCGGTTACAAACAACAACTGGTAAAACAAAAACTCGCAGAAATAAAAGTAAGTGAAACTGTGCTTGAACCTGCAAAAAGTATTGAACGTAACCTGGCTTCATCACGTGAACAATTAGGTAGTATTGTGGGTGGTATTATCCCTTACTTTTTTATCATTTTCTGTATGATTGGATGTATGTATCCGGCTATTGATCTTGCTGCAGGGGAAAAAGAAAGAGGGACACTTGAAACCTTATTGGTTTCATCTGCAAGCCGTATGGAAATTTATACCGGGAAACTCATTACAGTAACCTTAAGCGGGTTTATTTCCGCAATGGCAAGTATTGCCGGATTAATTGTTTCTGCAAAACTTATTGGCAGCGGTGCCAGTGATTCTGATATGTCACAAATAAGCGAATTATTGTCAGGAATTATCTCTCCGGGGTCCATTATTATGATGCTCGTGATATTATTACCACTTAATATCTTTTTTGCGGCAATCACACTCATGTTATCTATTTATGCAAAAACATTTAAAGAAGCACAAAGTATGATTACGCCATTAATGATATTTATTGTTTTCCCAACCATTTTTGGTATGTTACCGGGTGTTACCCTCGATTATAAAACTGCATTGGTTCCAATCTTAAACGTTTCACTCGGTGCCAAGGAAATTATTTCCGGTACAATTGAAATTGGTCCGCTTTTAATGACCTATGCTGCATTATTTATTTATGCCGCTATTGCATTGATTATCAGCGTTCGTTTCTTCAATAACGAAAAAAATATTTTAAGGGGTTAAGAAAAAAAAGCTGAAATTCCTGTAAACTGAACACAAATCCCGGTAATCCACCATTACCGGGATTTCTTTTTTTGATTTTTTTCTTCGGATGACGGAACATTGCACTCCCGAATTTTGTTAACTGAATGTTGACAATTAGAAGTGGCACATCACACAACCATTGTTAATTTTATAACGTTTATCTAACTTAGGAAAGAAATCGGTTTCATGGAGAATTTATTCTGGAAAATAAAGAGTTTTCATCAGTTGAATGTATTTGAGCTGTATGGTATACTGCGTTTAAGGCAGGAAGTGTTTGCTATTGAGCAAAATTGTGTATACCTGGATGTTGATGGAAAAGACCAATTTTGTGACCATATTTTTGGGGTAGATGATGCAGGAAAAGTTATCGCCTCTTGTCGCATTGTTCAACCCGGTACCGGTTATAATGAAGTAAGTATCGGACGTGTTGCAACGCATCCTGAACACCGCAATAATGGTTACGGGAAAATGGTTATGGATAAAGCAATTAATTTTATTGAAGATAAATACGGCCCGGTGTCCATCAAAATTGAAGCCCAGTATTATTTAGAAAAGTTCTATTCTGGTTATGGTTTTGAGCCGAAAAGTGACATATACTTACTCGACGGAATTGAGCATATTGAGATGGTACGCGAAAAGAACGCCGTTCACGTCAGAGCCTGATAGAAACCCACACTTTTTCACATTTGAGTTTTGCAAAATTTTGTTACTATTGTGACAGAATAAACCAATATTTGTTAACCTAAAAATCAATCACATTATGGGAATGTTAAAAGAATTCAAGGATTTTGCCATGAAAGGCAACCTAATCGATATGGCAGTCGGTTTTGTAATGGGTACCGCTTTCGCCGCAGTTTCGAATACCTTTATTAATGGAATGGTAATGCCTTTGGTGAGCCTAATTTCAGGTAAAGATTTCCACACATGGAAATTTACACTGAAAGAAGCTCAAATGGCCGCTGATGGCACAGTTGCAAAAGCTGAAATTGCCATCATGTATGGTGATTTTATTTCAGTGCTGATCAACTTCATCATTATTGCTTTTGTAATGTTTATGGTAATAAAAGCAATTAATTCAATGAAGAAAAAAGAAGAAGCAGCACCTGCAGCACCTCCGGCTCCTTCCGCTCAGGAAGTTTTACTTGGAGAAATTCGCGATCTGTTAAAAAAATAAATCGTATAATATACAATGCCTTCCAATTGGGAGGCATTGTTATGTATAATTGGCCCGATTATTGAAAAACGGCCTGCAATTAAATCAATCAAAAAAATATGAAAAAATTATTTACCCTTGTTATCCTGCTGAGTACGGTTACAATATCTTTCAGTCAGGTGGATACTACCTGGAAAAAAGGTGGTGGCGCTATTCTTAATTTTAATCAAACATCTTTAACCAATTGGGCTGCCGGTGGTGAAAGTAACCTCTCCGCTACCCTGCTCACCAATTTTTATGGTAATTACAAAAAAGATAAAACTACCTGGGACAATACCTTAAATATGAATTACGGTTTAATTACTGCGAATAATTATGATGATATCCGCAAAAATGACGACCGTATCGAATTAAACAGTAAATATGGTCGCTATGCATTCGCCGACGATTTTTACTATTCAGGAATGTTGAACTTTTTGACTCAGTTTGCAGCAGGTTACGATTATGTTACCGACCCTGCCGCTGCAATGCCTATTTCTAAATTATTATCTCCGGGTTATTTAACCGCAGCTATCGGTTTGGACTGGAAACCAAGTGACAAATTTTCACTATTCCTGTCACCTGCAACCGGCAAATTTACTTTTGTATTAGATGAAGATATATCTACTGCAATAACCGACACAGCCAACAATAAAAACCGTTACGGTGTTGATGCAGGAGAAAATTTACGCGCTGAATTTGGTGCCTCAATGGTGGCCGCTTTAAATACACCTATCGGAAAAAACACCAGCTTTTCTTCTAAACTCGTGTTGTTTAATAATTACACCGATCCAATTGCTGAACACAAAGGAAATATTGACGTCGATTTTCAAAATAATATCAATATTAAAGTGAGTAAATATTTTGCAACAACAATTTTCTTACAAGTATTATACGATCACGACATTGCAATTGCAACTTATGAGGATGGTGTGCAGGTAGGCACAGGTCCAAAAACACAATTTAAAGAGGTATTCGGAATCGGATTAAGTTATTCGTTTCAATAATATACGATAAACCCCTAAAATAAATCCGATGTGTTGAGCATCGGATTTTTTATTTATACAAATAATTTAAATCGTTCAAAACAGGATTGATGCAATGCTGCTCGATCATCCGGATGTGCAATTTCAATTAAAGCCTTTGCGCGTTGACGTAAATTTTTTCCAAACAAATAAGCAATACCATATTCAGTTACAAGATAATGTACATGTGCTCTGGTTGTTACTACTCCGGCTCCCGGTTTTAATACAGGCACAATTCGTGAAACACCTTTTGCAGTGCGCGATGTTAATGCAATAATCGGTTTTCCGCCTTCACTTAACGCCGCACCACGCATAAAATCCATTTGTCCACCCACACCCGAATACTGAATAATACCAATTGAATCAGCACAAACCTGACCTGTTATATCTACTTCTATAGCACTATTGATTGCAACTACTTTATCGTTTTGTTTAATTACAGATGGTTCATTTACATAATCGATATCTAAAAATTCAAAAGCCGGATTATCATCAACGTAATCATACAATTTTCTTGAACCCAAGGCAAACCCTGATACTGTAGTATTTGGATGTATTTTTTTGTATTTGTTATTCACTACATCCGATTCAAATAACGGAATCAATCCATCAGAAAACATTTCTGTGTGTACACCTAAATCTTTGTGATTGGTAAGTGCTTTTAACACGGCATCAGGAATAGCACCGATGCCCATTTGTAATGTACTTCTGTCTTCAATTAATCCCGCAATATGTTCGGCAATTTTCATTTCATCTTTCCCTACCTTTTCACCGAATGAAGCTTCATGCAAAGGTTCATTTACATATACCATAGCGTGAAAACGGGATGCATGAATTAAACTGTCGCCATGTGTGCGTGGCACCTGCGGATTTACCTGCGCAACAACATATTTTGCCATATTTACTGCGGTTCGTGCAATATCAACTGAAACACCTAAAGAGCAGTAACCATGTTTATCAGGAGGTGAAACTTGCACTAACGCAACATCTAACCCTAAAATACCGCGTTTAAATAACTCCGGAATTTCACTTAAAAAAACGGGAATGTAATCTGCAAAACCACTATTTACATCTTGTCTGATACTGTTAGAAACAAACATACTGTTCATCGAAAAGCTGTCGCGATGTTCCGGTTTATCTACATGCATATCTCCATACACACTGATAAATACCAATTCTACGTCGTGAATCTGGTTGCTTCTTTCGGCAAGATGTTTTAATAAATGTGTTGGTGTACATGCGCTGCCATGAACAAAAACGCGATCACCCGATTTAATGCAGCTTAATGCCTGTTCGGCAGAAATATAATTTGGCGTTGTATACATAATAATTATAGTTTAATAATCATGCATTTACAAAAGGTGCAAATGCAT
It contains:
- a CDS encoding DUF3078 domain-containing protein, with the translated sequence MKKLFTLVILLSTVTISFSQVDTTWKKGGGAILNFNQTSLTNWAAGGESNLSATLLTNFYGNYKKDKTTWDNTLNMNYGLITANNYDDIRKNDDRIELNSKYGRYAFADDFYYSGMLNFLTQFAAGYDYVTDPAAAMPISKLLSPGYLTAAIGLDWKPSDKFSLFLSPATGKFTFVLDEDISTAITDTANNKNRYGVDAGENLRAEFGASMVAALNTPIGKNTSFSSKLVLFNNYTDPIAEHKGNIDVDFQNNINIKVSKYFATTIFLQVLYDHDIAIATYEDGVQVGTGPKTQFKEVFGIGLSYSFQ
- a CDS encoding ABC transporter permease, which codes for MKNIITIFLKEIKDIMRDKRTLMVMLLIPLVVYPAIFVGITKYMTAQSEKAVSETLRIAIISNGNEANFKGFITPMPNTKISSVTDTTKAKELILADSIDVAYYFPAGYDSALAKLEATGFQYFYTSTNNEFEVGIVQNINSGYKQQLVKQKLAEIKVSETVLEPAKSIERNLASSREQLGSIVGGIIPYFFIIFCMIGCMYPAIDLAAGEKERGTLETLLVSSASRMEIYTGKLITVTLSGFISAMASIAGLIVSAKLIGSGASDSDMSQISELLSGIISPGSIIMMLVILLPLNIFFAAITLMLSIYAKTFKEAQSMITPLMIFIVFPTIFGMLPGVTLDYKTALVPILNVSLGAKEIISGTIEIGPLLMTYAALFIYAAIALIISVRFFNNEKNILRG
- a CDS encoding acetyl-CoA hydrolase/transferase family protein; amino-acid sequence: MYTTPNYISAEQALSCIKSGDRVFVHGSACTPTHLLKHLAERSNQIHDVELVFISVYGDMHVDKPEHRDSFSMNSMFVSNSIRQDVNSGFADYIPVFLSEIPELFKRGILGLDVALVQVSPPDKHGYCSLGVSVDIARTAVNMAKYVVAQVNPQVPRTHGDSLIHASRFHAMVYVNEPLHEASFGEKVGKDEMKIAEHIAGLIEDRSTLQMGIGAIPDAVLKALTNHKDLGVHTEMFSDGLIPLFESDVVNNKYKKIHPNTTVSGFALGSRKLYDYVDDNPAFEFLDIDYVNEPSVIKQNDKVVAINSAIEVDITGQVCADSIGIIQYSGVGGQMDFMRGAALSEGGKPIIALTSRTAKGVSRIVPVLKPGAGVVTTRAHVHYLVTEYGIAYLFGKNLRQRAKALIEIAHPDDRAALHQSCFERFKLFV
- a CDS encoding ATP-binding cassette domain-containing protein — translated: MITITNLSKSFQLSRQQKKEMNYAQQGDTVHAVKNVSFTCQPGRIFTLLGPNGAGKTTTLRMIATILKPTSGTIVVNGFDTVTNGVDVRNNLGFLTGSTGLYDRLTPDETITYFGRLNGMDEVTLKRRKKELFDLLGINEFAHRRVGKFSTGMKQKVSIARTMIHDPQVVVFDEPTSGLDVIAAKSIIELIRQCKRENKTIILSTHIMSEVNMLADDLAIIYKGDLIYNGLFEDFKKGMREITLEDEFIRMAQEHEPATI
- a CDS encoding GNAT family N-acetyltransferase, yielding MENLFWKIKSFHQLNVFELYGILRLRQEVFAIEQNCVYLDVDGKDQFCDHIFGVDDAGKVIASCRIVQPGTGYNEVSIGRVATHPEHRNNGYGKMVMDKAINFIEDKYGPVSIKIEAQYYLEKFYSGYGFEPKSDIYLLDGIEHIEMVREKNAVHVRA
- the mscL gene encoding large-conductance mechanosensitive channel protein MscL; the protein is MGMLKEFKDFAMKGNLIDMAVGFVMGTAFAAVSNTFINGMVMPLVSLISGKDFHTWKFTLKEAQMAADGTVAKAEIAIMYGDFISVLINFIIIAFVMFMVIKAINSMKKKEEAAPAAPPAPSAQEVLLGEIRDLLKK